The Microbacter sp. GSS18 genome has a segment encoding these proteins:
- a CDS encoding TetR/AcrR family transcriptional regulator yields MTDSDANPAVTRTRKPRGEYAKSAATRTAILDAALEVFAQSGYRKGSLREVAARVGMSEAGLLHHFKNKSALLQAVLDHRDDQSRAVVDFDTVDGVESLRGLVALANHSASTPGVVELYCTVSAEATDPAHPAHDYFVRRYEYVRESTKLAYEKVAAAGRLLPGVDPYRAAVATIAMMDGLQVQWLLDPTSTDMAEALAEFFRGLVTGFDLDGLEQALDALEPEPDAAEGAA; encoded by the coding sequence ATGACGGACTCCGACGCGAACCCCGCGGTGACTCGCACGCGCAAGCCGCGCGGCGAGTATGCGAAGAGCGCCGCGACCCGCACGGCGATCCTGGATGCTGCGCTGGAGGTGTTCGCGCAGTCGGGCTACCGCAAGGGATCACTGCGCGAGGTCGCCGCGCGCGTCGGGATGAGCGAGGCCGGTCTGCTCCACCACTTCAAGAACAAGAGCGCGCTCCTGCAGGCGGTGCTGGACCACCGCGACGACCAGTCGCGCGCAGTCGTCGATTTCGACACGGTGGACGGTGTGGAATCGCTGCGCGGACTGGTGGCGCTCGCGAATCACAGCGCCTCCACCCCCGGTGTGGTTGAGCTGTACTGCACCGTGTCGGCGGAAGCCACGGATCCGGCCCATCCCGCCCATGATTACTTCGTCCGCAGATACGAGTACGTCCGCGAGAGCACGAAGCTCGCGTACGAGAAGGTCGCCGCGGCCGGCCGACTTCTGCCGGGGGTGGACCCTTACCGCGCGGCGGTCGCGACGATCGCGATGATGGACGGCCTGCAGGTGCAGTGGCTCCTCGACCCGACCTCGACCGACATGGCCGAGGCGCTCGCCGAGTTCTTCCGGGGGCTCGTCACGGGTTTCGATCTCGATGGGCTCGAGCAGGCGCTTGATGCGCTCGAGCCGGAGCCCGACGCCGCCGAGGGCGCCGCATGA
- a CDS encoding ABC transporter substrate-binding protein, which yields MFRWKATAALTAIAALALTGCAGGGESDGGTDSGRADRLTLTAIVGPTSYDIGQGAEWGNRSAFFQAVFDTLLMNSATGEIEPWIATDWEYNDDSTVLTLTIRDDVTFTDGTPLDADAVVASLERFRDGSSPQAATLAGKEFTAVDATTVEISQDAPDPSLLSILTKTSGLIQAPSTFDDPNAATEPIGSGPYILDTAATVTGTTYQYTANPDYWNADAVKYDNLTINVIEDPTATLNAIKAGEANGAKITLNDQIPEIEASGWTIEANELDFQGLLLLDRDGTMAPELGDVRVRQAINMAFDREALLSALQAGYGTVTEQVFPTSSVAYDESLDSTYGYDPEAAKALLAEAGYPNGFDIDMMSTPAFQTTFDLVAQQLADIGITVNYTDPGAANFIADMLAPKYPATWMALEQNPDWQLINFMIAPQATFNPFHSQDPQVDEYISTIQLGTEDEAAQATKDLNAYLVDQAWFAPFFRVQGTYAVDANTDLEMWSVNAYPSIFGFSPKN from the coding sequence ATGTTCCGATGGAAGGCCACAGCAGCCCTCACCGCCATCGCAGCACTCGCGCTCACCGGCTGCGCCGGCGGCGGCGAGTCGGACGGCGGCACTGACTCCGGGCGCGCCGACCGGCTCACACTGACCGCGATCGTCGGTCCGACCAGCTACGACATCGGGCAGGGCGCCGAGTGGGGCAACCGAAGCGCCTTCTTCCAGGCGGTGTTCGACACACTGCTGATGAACAGCGCGACGGGCGAGATCGAGCCGTGGATCGCGACGGACTGGGAGTACAACGACGACAGCACGGTGCTCACGCTCACGATCCGCGACGACGTGACCTTCACCGACGGCACGCCCCTCGATGCGGATGCCGTCGTCGCCAGCCTCGAGCGATTCCGCGACGGCAGCTCGCCGCAGGCGGCGACGCTCGCCGGCAAGGAGTTCACCGCGGTCGACGCGACCACGGTCGAGATCTCGCAGGACGCGCCGGACCCCTCGCTCCTGAGCATCCTCACCAAGACCTCGGGCCTCATCCAGGCGCCGTCGACCTTCGACGACCCGAACGCGGCCACCGAGCCGATCGGCTCCGGTCCGTACATCCTCGACACCGCGGCGACCGTGACCGGCACCACATACCAGTACACGGCGAACCCGGACTACTGGAACGCCGACGCGGTCAAGTACGACAACCTCACGATCAACGTCATCGAGGACCCGACCGCCACGCTCAACGCGATCAAGGCCGGCGAGGCGAACGGTGCGAAGATCACCCTCAACGACCAGATCCCCGAGATCGAAGCATCCGGATGGACGATCGAGGCGAACGAGCTGGACTTCCAGGGTCTGCTCCTGCTCGACCGCGACGGAACGATGGCCCCGGAGCTCGGCGATGTCCGAGTGCGCCAGGCCATCAACATGGCGTTCGACCGCGAGGCGCTCCTGAGCGCTCTGCAGGCCGGCTACGGCACCGTCACGGAGCAGGTCTTCCCGACGAGCTCGGTCGCCTACGACGAGTCGCTCGACAGCACCTACGGGTACGACCCCGAGGCCGCCAAGGCACTCCTCGCCGAGGCCGGCTACCCGAACGGATTCGACATCGACATGATGTCGACCCCCGCGTTCCAGACCACGTTCGACCTCGTCGCGCAGCAGCTGGCCGACATCGGCATCACGGTGAACTACACCGATCCGGGCGCGGCGAACTTCATCGCGGACATGCTGGCTCCGAAGTACCCGGCCACGTGGATGGCACTGGAGCAGAACCCCGACTGGCAGCTGATCAACTTCATGATCGCGCCCCAGGCGACGTTCAACCCGTTCCACTCGCAGGACCCTCAGGTCGACGAGTACATCAGCACCATCCAGCTGGGCACCGAGGACGAAGCCGCGCAGGCGACCAAGGACCTCAACGCCTATCTCGTCGACCAGGCCTGGTTCGCTCCGTTCTTCCGCGTGCAGGGCACGTACGCCGTGGACGCGAACACGGACCTGGAGATGTGGAGCGTGAACGCCTACCCGTCGATCTTCGGCTTCTCGCCGAAGAACTGA